The window GATTTGTATGATGCTGATCATGGCAAGAAGGTATTGAGCATGGCTCCTGGACTTGAGCGGCTGAACATCCTTCCTTTCAAGGTATAATTAATGCGCATTTGATTGCATTGTTGTTTTCTGGTATAGTGACACTACTTGTGGCATAAAATATGAAATCCCTGTTTAATACTTATGGGTTTTACAGGTTGCTGCGTATGATAGAACCCAGGGAAAAATGGCTTTCTTTGATCCCTCAAGGGCACAGGACTTTCTCTTCATATCAGGCACTAAGGTACTTATCCCTGTGAATATTGTTGGTTGCCTTTTAATGGGCCGCTAGTTAAAGAATCACCAGAAATAGTTGGGAATATAATGTAAATGTGAGAGAgagcaaatattttgatttctaTAATATTTTCTGTTTTCACACAACTGTATCTGAACGATGCTTGCCTGCCATTTACAGATGAGGACACttgcaaagaacaaagagaaccCTCCTGATGGATTTATGTGCCCTGGTGGCTGGAAAGTGCTGGTTGAATACTACGACAGCTTGACGCCATCAGACAATGGCAGAATTGCTGAAGCTGTTCCTGCTTAGATGAATTTGCTGTATCATAATGTATTGCCATCTGATTGGGAGAAACCATAACACTATTTGTCTCCATTGTGGGATCCAAATCCTGTAAAGTTTCTCTTAAAGTTTCTCTGTCCAGATCTCTTAATAAATCCTTGGGAGGCACTGGTACGGAGACATGGAAACTTGCCTCCCTGTAATTAGATGCCCAGTATGGCATCTAGCATTGGTGCCCCTGAGCATGAGGGGCACATTGTACTATATCGTGTGGTTGTGTTCTTATGAAGAACATGGATTGTAGGAAATGTTTCAAGGATTCTCATACTTTCTGGAAACCGTAGGCCAATTGCATCAAGAAAATCTTAACAAAGTGAACACAGGGAGTGATCAGATCACCTGGGAGTTCAACCATACTTTGGCTAGTTGTAAAATTTCCgttgcattttctttttatgggTGAAAATTGATGATTGTCATTATTAATCCAAAAAGGGCCAAAAGCAGAAACCACGCAATCAGTCTTGCTGCAAAAACCACTAACATACGTAATGAATGCATAAACGACATTCTTtgctttttctattttatctCTGACTCGAGCGTTGATTCTGGCTTGTTTGATTAACCAGATTTGGCAATAGAGTTTCCATGTACTAAATTTGATCCGGCACCCCACCTGTTTACTTTCCTTGAATCCgccaatttattttatgttcgTCACGCAATCTGCCAgctgaaatttcaatttacaTTTTTCCATCTAGAGACAAGCTTCTCTATTTACTCCGTTATCATCACTTTGCATTGGCTGTATGTCAGCTAAAAGCAGAAACAGAGTATGTGAAACAAAGGCTGCCGAGTCCGGCAAGGAAGGGATTTAATGGGAACACAAGGACCATGAAATTGCACCAGGTTGTCACAATTAAGTTGTCCTTAAGCAGCAAAACCAAATTTGAAACAGTCCTCAATTGAAAGAATGCTATGATTTCTTTATTGATGTAAAAAGAATTCTCCCTGTCAGCTGCACAGATGGGGAtgctaaaaatattaaattagtTTACAACACAATATGAAAGAATTCTAAAAGAATAACAACAAGCAGCAATTCTGACTTCATGATGTCCTACTTCCTCCATTCGAGATAGCTAAAAAAGGGTTTCTCTGGAACTGGTATGGACTTGACAACCCAACCAATAGGCCAAGACACGACCGCAATTCCAATGCAGGCACCCCATTGGCCCCAATTCAACCTCTCCGTATCTGCAAACTTCTTCAGAAATTCTACCATCACCACTTGAAGAAGAATTGTTATCCCGATGATCCCCATAAACAACTTATTCTTGTGTATGCCCTCAAATACGTTCTTCTTTTCCAGCTTCCTCGCGTTAAATTCGTTGAACACTTGGCAAAGGACAAAAATATTGAAGATCAAGGTATCATTTACCTTCTCTGTTACGCCAAAGATTGATTCACCTCTGAATTGTAAGGTAAGAAGCACTGCTATCTGGAATAAAGCTTGTGCAAGTAGGTTCCTCCACATGATGTTTGTGATGAGTGGCTCTGTTCGACCAACGGGTGGTTTCTCCATCAACTCCTTTGTAGGCCTCTCTGTAGCAAGAGCCAGAGCACCCAATGTGTCCATAATCAAGTTCACCCACAATAACTGGACCGCTGTTAGAGGGACTTCACCTGCTGAAACTGCTGCTACAAAGTTGATACAAAGTGCAGCAACATTCACCGTGAGCTGGAATTGAATGAATTTCTGGATGTTGGTATAGACGCATCTTCCCCACCTCAAGACTGTGGCAACAGAAGCGAAATTATCATCCAAGATGACAATGTCTGAGCTCTCTTTCGCCACTTCAGTTCCCTGAATTCCCATGGACAGTCCTATATCTGCTTCCTTGAGTGCCGGTGCATCATTTGTGCCATCACCAGTGACTGCAACTACATGCCCTTTCTGTTTCAAGCACTGTACCATGAGAAGCTTATCAAAAGGAGAGGATCTTGCCATCACTCGAATTTTGTCAACTTTCTCCATCCTCTCTCGTGGTGTATAATTTCTGAATTCCTCGCCTTCTACCACCACACCACTGGACATGTCGTCACCAGGCCTGAGAATCCCACATTCAGTAGCTATAGCTCTTGCAGTGAAAACATTGTCGCCAGTAATCATTTTGATGTTTACTCCAGCATATTGGCAATCTTCCACAGCTTTCATCACTCCAGGTCTGCATGGATCCTTTATGCCCACCAGTCCTAACAGGGTCAAGCTGTCTTCTTTAACCTTTTTCTGCTCTTTTAGATTTCCGTACTCTTCTTCTGGAACTTGTTTATGGGCAAAAGCAATGCACCTGAGGGTGCTCGCTGCCATTCCTTCAATAATTTGCTCAAATTTCGTCCTTTCGCTATCATTGAGATCTTTCACGATTCCAGAAGCATCATAATAGCTTGAGCACATTGCTAGAATCATCTCTGCGGCTCCTTTCCAGTGAACATGGACAGTGTCATCCCTATTCTTTCCAATCAAAACCCCACTCCTTTTTTTCTGAGAATTGAAGGCTTCAACTTGGAGTATCGCACAACTCTGCTTCATTTTCCCCATATCCATCTTCAGTTCCAGGGCAGCCCAAGAAAGGATTGCCTTTTCTGTAGGACTACCTGAGAACTCGAATTCTGATCCTGAGGAAGCTCTGTAAACACTTCCAGTAGTGTTTAAAGCAACTCCCTGATGGATCAATTCAACAATAAATGGAGAAATTGAAGCTGAAACCTCTTCCATAGATTCTTGGCCGAGCCAAAATTTTGTCACCTTCATTTGGTTGAGCGTGAGAGTGCCTGTTTTGTCGGTGCAAATTGTGGTGGCAGAGCCCATTGTCTCACAGGCAGAAAGCTTTCTAACCATTGCTTGATCTGTCATCATTCTCTTCATCGAATAAGCAAGGGTCAGTGTGACAGCTAGTGGCAGCCCTTCTGGAATTGCAACCACGACGATGGTAACAGCGGCAGCTACGATTCCGACAACAGCATTTATTATATCATCAGCCTTAGTCTTGCTTCCATTGAACTCCCGGTTTCCATTCTCATCTGTTGTATTGCCTGTGAAGTAACGAACCAACAAAACGACAAGAACTAGGAACGCAACTGCTAAGCCAACCTTACCAATTGATGAGGTCAGCTTGTTTAAACGAGCTTGTAAGGGTGTCTGTTCGTTAGTGTCGCGGCTGATTTGGCTCATCATTTGGCCCCACATAGTATTCATTCCAACCGAAGTGACAAGCATCCGAGCGTACCCATCAGCCACCTTGGTCCCTGAATACAAGAATGGATTTTGGCTGCGATTTACCTCGACATGGTCACTTTCGCCGGTCATGCTCGATTCATCTACTTGCAAGGAATGCCCATCTAAGAACAATCCATCAGCAGGAACTTGATCTCCAATCTTTAAGCAGACAATGTCTCCAACAACGATATCAAATATTGAGATTTGTTGGCGCCGACCTCCTCGTACGACATCAATTTGAATATTGTTGCTGACTTTTGATAACTTGTCAAACTGTCTGTTTTGCCTGTAGTTACTTATAGCAGAAACTGCAATGACAAGAAAGACAGCTACGAAAATGCTTCCACCGTCATACCAACCTTCTTTGAGTCCATTTTCTTTGATTCCGAAGCCAAGTGAAAGTGCTGCACATCCTACAAGAATCATTATAGTAAGGTCTTTAAATGCTTCAAtgacaaaatggaaaaagctCTTTGTTGGCGGTTTCTTATACGTGTTGGAACCGAACGCTTCATGTCGGCGAGCAATGTCCTCGGTGCTGCCAGAAATGCCGACCTCGGTGTTGGTTCCAAGAGCAGAAGCCACACCATCAACTCCATCAAGTTTCTGCAGCGTATCGAAATTTTTCTCTTTGACTACCTCAATGAGAGTTGTTTGATCAACTTGGAAATGACCGTTTTCTTGTATAACAGCGAGTGAGACATGAGATGGGGGGTGAAGAATAACCTTGGTTTTTGCTTTGGCTGCCGGAGACTTGATGACAAGGGATGAAAAGGTTCTAGAACAATAGATGGTAGTGAAAATGGTGTGCCATTTCTTTTTGGGTTTGCTAAGGGTGGCAGGTACATGGATTATACATTCAATGGCAAGCAAGTTTGATCGGAGAATGGTAGTCATGAATAAAACACCCCGAATAAGGAAAaacgaagaagaagaagaaagaagagtaTGCCAAAAGAAGATGATAGACTATAAAGGAAACGAAAAGGTTTAGTATTTGGTTTACAAATATCTTTGTTGAAATTAAATCTTAGCTGATACTTTGATTACAGTACTTGATCACCAAAACAAAACATAGGCTGATATGGGAGAAGAGGAATGGTGTCGGGGcttttataaattgaaaagtgCACGCGTTGATGACACGCTTGTGTGACATAGACGTTtccttcttttgtttttcatccCAGAACTTGAATGAGAAGTGAAAGAAAAACTCTTCTTCCAAGTTGGAATGCAAATTCCCTGTCTCCACTTCCTACGCTTGTGGTGCCCCATCTTCGAAACTGTCAAGAAATGAGTTGGAAATTGCCTCCCCTTGTTTTATCCTCACCACCTGATAAAAAcacaggaaaaaaaataatatatatgtgtgtgtgtgtgtgaagaACAATAATAATGTTGAACTAATGCACAatgatcaaattaattatatactaCTAAAATCCTTTAATTTGAACTCTAGATCTGCAATAGCACATTACATcctaaatattttgttttaaagaaaaacgtacGGAAGAGTATGCTGCTAACATCAAAGGTTAATTAATCGAATATCATTATCATTTTCCAATCAATTAGAATAAATTTTGCATTTGATGACTTACTCATGGTGTAATTATTCATTATTAGCGTTTTCTTGACAAGGTCCACACTGCATTGGGTACAACAAACTGATGAAATGGTTTTACTGAATTAATTGTTATATTGAATTATTAGGTATATTAATTTCAGGGAAATTCCATTAAGAAATTAGCTAACCATATGACCAATTGCGCTGAAAATTTAGTGCAATAACTTTGAAGTTGATTCGTGTATGAATAACGAAAAGGGAACAGTTTGGAGTTAGATAGGGAAAACGGATGGAAGCAAAGGGTTAGGAACATAAGGAGAAACAAGCTCCAACGGatgtaaaattttcttatcCTTGCATTTCGCTCTCCACTTTCGTCCTTACTGTACACTTTGGCTACTCAAGTGTAGATTGGCAATTGGCAAAGGGTTTTGAGTTTTGACCACAAGAAGGCTGAAGAAGCCGTCAAGAACAACTTTCTTTCTATAACTTTGTCATCCAAAAGTGAACCAATtctattttaattcatttctgCCCCAAAGAATGAGAATTCTTTCCACGAT is drawn from Theobroma cacao cultivar B97-61/B2 chromosome 4, Criollo_cocoa_genome_V2, whole genome shotgun sequence and contains these coding sequences:
- the LOC18603081 gene encoding putative calcium-transporting ATPase 13, plasma membrane-type isoform X2; translated protein: MELMVWLLLLEPTPRSAFLAAPRTLLADMKRSVPTRCAALSLGFGIKENGLKEGWYDGGSIFVAVFLVIAVSAISNYRQNRQFDKLSKVSNNIQIDVVRGGRRQQISIFDIVVGDIVCLKIGDQVPADGLFLDGHSLQVDESSMTGESDHVEVNRSQNPFLYSGTKVADGYARMLVTSVGMNTMWGQMMSQISRDTNEQTPLQARLNKLTSSIGKVGLAVAFLVLVVLLVRYFTGNTTDENGNREFNGSKTKADDIINAVVGIVAAAVTIVVVAIPEGLPLAVTLTLAYSMKRMMTDQAMVRKLSACETMGSATTICTDKTGTLTLNQMKVTKFWLGQESMEEVSASISPFIVELIHQGVALNTTGSVYRASSGSEFEFSGSPTEKAILSWAALELKMDMGKMKQSCAILQVEAFNSQKKRSGVLIGKNRDDTVHVHWKGAAEMILAMCSSYYDASGIVKDLNDSERTKFEQIIEGMAASTLRCIAFAHKQVPEEEYGNLKEQKKVKEDSLTLLGLVGIKDPCRPGVMKAVEDCQYAGVNIKMITGDNVFTARAIATECGILRPGDDMSSGVVVEGEEFRNYTPRERMEKVDKIRVMARSSPFDKLLMVQCLKQKGHVVAVTGDGTNDAPALKEADIGLSMGIQGTEVAKESSDIVILDDNFASVATVLRWGRCVYTNIQKFIQFQLTVNVAALCINFVAAVSAGEVPLTAVQLLWVNLIMDTLGALALATERPTKELMEKPPVGRTEPLITNIMWRNLLAQALFQIAVLLTLQFRGESIFGVTEKVNDTLIFNIFVLCQVFNEFNARKLEKKNVFEGIHKNKLFMGIIGITILLQVVMVEFLKKFADTERLNWGQWGACIGIAVVSWPIGWVVKSIPVPEKPFFSYLEWRK
- the LOC18603081 gene encoding putative calcium-transporting ATPase 13, plasma membrane-type isoform X1, which translates into the protein MTTILRSNLLAIECIIHVPATLSKPKKKWHTIFTTIYCSRTFSSLVIKSPAAKAKTKVILHPPSHVSLAVIQENGHFQVDQTTLIEVVKEKNFDTLQKLDGVDGVASALGTNTEVGISGSTEDIARRHEAFGSNTYKKPPTKSFFHFVIEAFKDLTIMILVGCAALSLGFGIKENGLKEGWYDGGSIFVAVFLVIAVSAISNYRQNRQFDKLSKVSNNIQIDVVRGGRRQQISIFDIVVGDIVCLKIGDQVPADGLFLDGHSLQVDESSMTGESDHVEVNRSQNPFLYSGTKVADGYARMLVTSVGMNTMWGQMMSQISRDTNEQTPLQARLNKLTSSIGKVGLAVAFLVLVVLLVRYFTGNTTDENGNREFNGSKTKADDIINAVVGIVAAAVTIVVVAIPEGLPLAVTLTLAYSMKRMMTDQAMVRKLSACETMGSATTICTDKTGTLTLNQMKVTKFWLGQESMEEVSASISPFIVELIHQGVALNTTGSVYRASSGSEFEFSGSPTEKAILSWAALELKMDMGKMKQSCAILQVEAFNSQKKRSGVLIGKNRDDTVHVHWKGAAEMILAMCSSYYDASGIVKDLNDSERTKFEQIIEGMAASTLRCIAFAHKQVPEEEYGNLKEQKKVKEDSLTLLGLVGIKDPCRPGVMKAVEDCQYAGVNIKMITGDNVFTARAIATECGILRPGDDMSSGVVVEGEEFRNYTPRERMEKVDKIRVMARSSPFDKLLMVQCLKQKGHVVAVTGDGTNDAPALKEADIGLSMGIQGTEVAKESSDIVILDDNFASVATVLRWGRCVYTNIQKFIQFQLTVNVAALCINFVAAVSAGEVPLTAVQLLWVNLIMDTLGALALATERPTKELMEKPPVGRTEPLITNIMWRNLLAQALFQIAVLLTLQFRGESIFGVTEKVNDTLIFNIFVLCQVFNEFNARKLEKKNVFEGIHKNKLFMGIIGITILLQVVMVEFLKKFADTERLNWGQWGACIGIAVVSWPIGWVVKSIPVPEKPFFSYLEWRK